One Aegilops tauschii subsp. strangulata cultivar AL8/78 chromosome 7, Aet v6.0, whole genome shotgun sequence genomic window carries:
- the LOC109732014 gene encoding nuclear intron maturase 3, mitochondrial-like — MLPRLARARRRVLLPTPRALSTTTTTTVAVPAPLSAAELEALLRRDHYSASTRRFHSLLPLLSHPSLLLASALLLRHRSHPSHPISDQPPPLPTTTTATAAAPPSPSFHLRLILPSRLKGRPLPLPSLPLRLAMLSAASALDAVFAPRAATFAYRARHAAIRYLRSIANATWFFRVAIPRQPFAPRHVRRLLDAISGKVDDPGFMDYLRELFLSDAVAFELGGSELCRGLPQESELTSTLLNIFFDPVDREVMAIREEVHKKNPRVKDDSVRHTPVRVYAVRYLDETMVVTSGSKMLTLEVRDRILSVLERGLEVKVDRFGSSVHSAVSEKMEFLGMEFQAVPPSVLHPPMSEKAKRARKMYLKRKAAEAQELKNARETRRKKLGLKILNHLFKKVRRGHEFEFAFRIEDEVRQEFKGWAEETVVEYFKSQEHRRHWHRLFTSGDFLSLNRVRDQLPTALVDSYDHLQETLDKFLMPRRGHDITEDEEMLAEEEDERQYEKRIVEDLTELKMRVNAPIELVRKAVKLAGFTNSMGRPRPIKLLICLDDADIIKWYAGVGRRWLDFFCCCRNFKMIKIVVSYHLRFSCFLTLAEKHECTKRQAISHYTKDLKVTNENGVPEVYFPTEKEIKMMGDKNLSDPKPVDGALTMILVRLAVDDTSLPCLAHFCAGTDTALYRIRLLQNRLNVDPLNEKKWVQGLSAIHESLNKKCLPLCSIHASDLLLGKITLRDIDCTQFVDVV, encoded by the coding sequence ATGCTCCCCCGCCTCGCGCGCGCGCGCCGCCGCGTGCTCCTACCCACACCTCGCGCCctctccaccaccaccaccaccaccgtcGCCGTGCCGGCGCcgctctccgccgcggagctcgagGCGCTGCTCCGCCGCGACCACTACTCCGCCTCCACCCGCCGCTTCCACTCCCTCCTCCCGCTCCTCTCCCacccctccctcctcctcgcctccgccctcctcctccgccaccgctcccacccctcccaccccatctccgACCAGCCCCCTCCTctccccaccaccaccaccgccaccgccgccgcgccgccctccCCCTCCTTCCACCTCCGCCTCATCCTCCCATCCCGCCTCAAGGGCCGCCCGCTCCCGCTCCCGTCCCTCCCGCTCCGCCTCGCCATGCTCTCCGCGGCCTCCGCCCTCGACGCCGTCTTcgccccgcgcgccgccaccTTCGCCTACCGCGCCCGCCACGCCGCCATCCGCTACCTCCGCAGCATCGCCAACGCCACCTGGTTCTTCCGCGTCGCCATCCCGCGCCAGCCCTTCGCGCCCCGCCACGTCCGTCGCCTTCTCGACGCCATCTCGGGCAAGGTCGACGACCCCGGGTTCATGGACTATCTGCGCGAGCTGTTCCTCTCCGATGCGGTAGCCTTCGAGCTCGGTGGCTCAGAGCTCTGCCGCGGCCTCCCGCAGGAGTCGGAGCTCACCAGCACGCTGCTGAACATATTCTTTGATCCTGTGGATAGAGAGGTGATGGCCATCCGGGAGGAGGTGCACAAGAAGAATCCCAGAGTTAAGGATGACAGCGTTCGGCATACGCCTGTGAGGGTGTATGCCGTCCGGTATCTCGACGAGACGATGGTTGTGACCTCCGGGTCGAAGATGCTCACACTTGAGGTTAGAGATAGGATCCTCTCAGTGTTGGAGAGGGGTTTGGAGGTGAAGGTTGACAGGTTTGGTAGCTCAGTTCACAGTGCAGTGTCAGAGAAGATGGAATTCCTGGGGATGGAGTTTCAGGCCGTGCCGCCGTCAGTCTTACACCCTCCCATGTCTGAGAAGGCGAAGAGGGCAAGGAAGATGTATCTGAAGAGGAAGGCAGCAGAGGCACAGGAGCTGAAGAATGCTCGGGAGACACGGAGGAAGAAGCTTGGGTTGAAGATACTGAACCACTTGTTCAAGAAGGTGAGGCGTGGGCATGAGTTTGAGTTTGCCTTCCGAATTGAGGATGAAGTGCGGCAGGAGTTCAAGGGCTGGGCAGAGGAGACAGTGGTCGAATACTTCAAGTCGCAGGAGCATCGCCGTCATTGGCACCGATTGTTCACATCTGGCGACTTCTTGTCACTGAATAGGGTGAGGGATCAGTTGCCAACAGCATTGGTTGACTCGTATGATCACTTACAGGAAACACTGGACAAGTTCTTGATGCCGAGGAGGGGCCACGACATCACCGAGGATGAGGAGATGCTagcagaggaggaggatgagagACAATACGAGAAGAGGATTGTTGAGGACTTGACAGAGTTGAAGATGAGGGTCAATGCGCCAATAGAGCTTGTAAGAAAGGCAGTAAAGCTGGCGGGGTTCACAAATTCCATGGGACGGCCACGGCCAATAAAGCTACTTATCTGTCTGGATGATGCAGATATCATCAAATGGTATGCTGGTGTGGGGAGGAGGTGGCTAGATTTCTTTTGCTGCTGTCGGAACTTCAAGATGATCAAGATTGTTGTGAGTTATCACTTGAGGTTCTCTTGCTTCTTGACATTGGCGGAGAAGCATGAGTGCACCAAGAGGCAAGCAATTAGCCATTATACAAAGGATTTGAAGGTGACAAATGAAAATGGAGTGCCTGAAGTGTACTTTCCAACAGAGAAGGAGATCAAGATGATGGGTGATAAGAATCTCTCTGATCCAAAGCCTGTGGATGGAGCCTTGACAATGATCTTGGTCAGGTTGGCGGTCGATGACACCTCCCTCCCATGCCTGGCTCATTTTTGTGCTGGAACAGACACTGCCCTTTACCGGATACGTCTTTTGCAGAATCGCCTAAATGTCGATCCTTTGAATGAAAAGAAGTGGGTCCAAGGACTAAGTGCCATTCATGAGAGTCTGAACAAGAAATGCCTCCCACTGTGCTCCATACATGCAAGCGATCTACTTCTTGGCAAGATTACTCTCCGAGATATTGATTGTACTCAGTTTGTTGATGTGGTGTGA